ATCATCGCTGATGTCCACAACCAGTCGCTCCTGTTGCATTTCCAGGCGCACCACGCATCTTCTGGCCTGAGCGTGCTTGACCACGTTGTTCACTGCCTCCTGGACGATGCGGTAGGCGGCCAACTCGACAGCCGCGGACAAGGGCGGCAACGGGGCCGGGGTGGCAAGCGTGATCTGAAGGCCGTCCGGCAGCGCGTCTCGAGCCGGGTTCACTTCCCACTCCTGGCGCAGGGCCTCGGCCAAACCGAGATCGTCCAATGCCGGCGGACGCAGGCCGTAGATCAGGCGACGAATACCGGCGATGGCCTCCTGCGATTGGGTCTTGAGGTGGTGCAGCAGCCATCGGGCCAGCTCAGGATCGCGGTCAAGCAGTTTGTCGATGGCGTCGAGGGTGAGGGACTGACTGGCGAGCTGCGGCCCCAGGCCGTCGTGCAGGTCGCGACGGATGCGGCGGCGCTCTTCTTCGCGGGCGCTCACCAGCCGCTGCCGGGCGCGACGCAGGTCGGCAGTCAGGCGGACGCTGTGGACGGCGGCGCCGGCCTGGATGGCGATGTCGTTCAACAGCTGCTTCTCCGCCGGCGTGAACGGTTCATCCGCAGCGCGCTGGGCGACGATCAGTTCACCGATCCTCTCGCCTTGATGGGCAAGCGCCAGATGTAAGGCGGGTTCTTTGGGCAGGCCATAGGCGGCGGTGAAATGGCCATCTTCGCCAGGGTTTGCCAGCGATATAGCGGCATATGGCAGCTTGAGCGTTTGGGCAATCGTTTCTGTAAGCGTGGGCAAGACGGCTTCTGGCAGCAAGGTCTCGCCGATGCGTTCGCTCAGCCCGGCCAGCACCTTGTAAGGGTCATCGCGCTCGCCGTAGATCAAGTGGTTGACGCCACGTTGCAGCCACTGGCGCAGCGGCTCAAAGAGGACGGCGATCAGCCCGGTGGCAAGGAGCGAAAGGAGGAAACCAGCGCGCTCATGAAGTAATTCGCTCAGATAGCCTACGACCAGGACGTAAACAGCGACGATGAACAGGGTGAGTGAGCCGTAGACCAGCGTCCGGTTGATGATGATATCGATATCGAACAGATGGTAGCGCAGAATGGCAATGGCGATGGAAGCCAGAAAAAGGATCTGGGCGGTGGCGGCCAGCAAAAAGGTGATAGAAAAGGCCGTGCTGGCAACACCAAAGCGAAAGACCGACACAAAGGCCATGACTCCTGCCGGCGCCAGCAGGCCAAAACCCCACAACACCCATTTGATCTGCTGTCGCTCCCCCGTTGGCGCGGCGCGATAACGCAGAAGCAATGAAATCAACCCAGCAAGCAAAAGGAGCGGCAATAACAGGCCGGCGATGCCAATCGTGGGGGCGATGATGGGCTGCAAGGGCCTGAGCGCGGGGACGAACAAGGGGTTGACGGTAGGCGAGAAGATCTTGATTTTGCCGGGGGTGGCCAGGATTTCCAATGCCACACCGATGAACTTGAGGCCGGCGACCACCGGGACAGCGCGCGCCCACCGGGGAGGATGGACGCGCCCGGTGGGGAACGTCAACATCAAGTAGGCCAATGCCGGCCCCACCAGGCCGGCGTTGAATAAAATGATGGACTCCACCGCCAATGCCGTCGGGACGGGCGCGCCCAAATCGACATGGAATTGCGCCGCCACACCGCCAAGGGCGATCAGAATCAGGAAGCGACCAACGACGTTGCCCGGCATCCGCCAGACGCCCAAAGCGCCGACCAGCAGGATGGCAGGCGCGATGAACAGCCCGAACCAGAGGCGGATGAACAAGTTCTGCCCAACCAATCCCAGCGCAGTGGGCTGGGCGAGCAAGTTCAGGACCAGGGCCACAATCGCCAGCGCGCCGAGGAACGCCAAGACGCGAAAGAGACTATCCAGTGGGTCGAGGCGCGCGGTCGAGGTTCGAGGCAAAGAGGCCGTCCGATTGAGGGGCGTCATCAAATGAAATTATAGGACACGGCGCGCAATTCGCAACCACTCCACTCACCTCACATGCACGCGCCCGATACCGAAGCCGAACAGGTGCGGCACGAAGTCTCGCAGAATGGGCCAGCGGAGGAAACCCGGCACCCGGAAGGGGGGCCTGTCCGGGTCGAGCGCGCTGGCGATCAGGTTTTCCTGAAGGGCGTTGACGAACGCCTGAGTAATCCGCGTTGGCCACTCACGCCGGCGTTGCACGCGGGCCAGATCAGGCTCGGTGACGCGCCCGGCTTTGAGCGGGCCAGCTAACTCATTGGCGGTTGCCACCGCATCCATCACCGCGTAGTTGATGCCGTTGCCGCCGACGGGTGACATCACATGCGCCGCGTCGCCGATGAGCAGCAGGCCGGGCTTGTGCCAGCGCGGCAGTCGGTCGGCAGCGACAGAGAGAAACGCGACATCCTTCCAATCCTTGATCAGATCAACCCGATCCGCCAGGGCGGGATCAAGCTCGGCGATGGAACGGCGCAATGCCTCGACGCCTGCCTCGCGCAGTTTTTGATACGTGCCTTTCAGGATCACGTACCCCAACTGCCACTCCTCGCCCCGATCCAGTTTCACCAGGGCGTGGCCGCGCCCGAAGCGGCCCATGCCGCCTTCGCCGTCGCTGGCCTTGCGCGGCAGGCGCAGCCAGACGATGTCCATCGGCGGCGAGGCTTTGATGGCTTCAAAGCCGGCCAGTTTGCGGAGGCGCGAGAAGCGACCGTCCGCGCCCACCGTGAGCAACGCCCGCACTTCGTGGACGCCACCCTCGCCGCGGTAGCGGACTCCCCCTACCACACCCTCGTCTTCGATCAACTCGTCCACCATCGCGCCCATTACCAGTTGAAAGTTGGGATAGCGCCCGGCCTCGGCGGCGATGAAGTCCAAAAACTGCGCCTGCGGCATCATGGTGATGAAAGGGAACTTGGTTTTCAGGCGGCCCAGGTCGGCGACCGGAACCGACCCCATCGTGGTAGGCGCCGTCATCGTCCGCATCTTGGCATGGGGCAGTTGCAGCAGGCGGTCGGCCAACCCGATCTCGTCCATAATCTCCATGATGGAGGGATGCAGGGTGTCGCCGCGAAAGTCGCGGTCGAAGTCCTTGTGCATCTCCAGCAACATCACCGGGACTTCTTTGCGCGCGAGCAGGAGCGAAAGCACCGCTCCCGCCGGGCCGCCGCCCACCACCACACAGGTTGTTTCGTGTTGATGTTGCATTGGGGCGTTCATCCTTGCCTTATCTTCCGGCGAAGGGCCTCATACGCCAGCACGGGCGAGAGCATCACCACCTGCCCCACGGCCATCACGACCAGCGCGCCGCCGAATGGACTTTGGAGGAGTTGAATTTCGGGTGGAGCGCCTTCGATGGGCATGGTCGTTTATCTTGTGTTCGGGCCTGTCCCGAGAATGATACTCGTCCCCGGCAGGAGCGGGGAGTCAACGCGGCGCACATTCACGCACCCGGCTGTGACCAGCCAGCCTTTCACCGTCTCATATTCCCAGATGTGGCCATTGAGTAGGTGAAAATAACTGAGGCTGAGGAGTTCTTTGGTGGCGTTGGCCGTTGGTGTGGGCGCCTGCCCGGCTAATTGTTCGATGACCACCAGCAAGCCTCCGGGGTTTAGCGATTTGACGGCTTTGCTCACCAACATTTGATTCTGCTCCTCAGAGAAGCCGTGGACAATGTTGAACAATAGCGCCACATCGTAGCCTGCGCCGAGTTCGTCGGTGAGGAAGTTGCCCATCTGCAAAGTCACCCGCCCGGTCATGCCAGTGGCGGTCAGGCTGGCTTCAGCCGCCTTGAGCGCTTCGGGCGAGTCGAACACTGTCGCCGAGAGTTTGGGATAACGCCGGCAGAAAGCGATGGCGTAGCGTCCGTGCCCACCGCCAATGTCGAGCAAGCGCCGTGCGCCGTTGGGCACGGGCACATGCTTCAAAATTTCATCGCCCGCAAAGTTGGCAATCGCCACCATCCATTCCTGAAACGAGCGGGAGGTTGTTGGCTGAGACTCAATCCATTCGTACAAATTCAAAGGCGGCTGGCCTGTCCGCAACGTCTCTTCGAGTGTATCCATCAATTCAAACAGACTGACGGCCCAGAAATCAAAGCCGGCGCCAAAATTGCCCGAACGCTGGAGCATCCACTTCGTCGTCATGGGCGTGTTGGTGTATTCGCCGTTTTGTTCACGCACGTAACCGATGGCGGCGAGGGCTGATAACAGCACCTGCATCCCGCGCGCATTCGCAGGAATTTTTTGCGCGAGAGCCTCCGGCGTCAGCGGCCCATCGGCCAAAGCCTCGAATACGCCCAGGCGCACAGCGGCTACGACCACCCTCAGCGCAATCCCGCTCCAAATGTCCAGCACGGGCGCTGGCCCGGCGTTGAACGTATAAAAGAGGGTGCGCTCGAGAAAATTAGGTCGAATGGGCATGG
This window of the Caldilineales bacterium genome carries:
- a CDS encoding sensor histidine kinase gives rise to the protein MPRTSTARLDPLDSLFRVLAFLGALAIVALVLNLLAQPTALGLVGQNLFIRLWFGLFIAPAILLVGALGVWRMPGNVVGRFLILIALGGVAAQFHVDLGAPVPTALAVESIILFNAGLVGPALAYLMLTFPTGRVHPPRWARAVPVVAGLKFIGVALEILATPGKIKIFSPTVNPLFVPALRPLQPIIAPTIGIAGLLLPLLLLAGLISLLLRYRAAPTGERQQIKWVLWGFGLLAPAGVMAFVSVFRFGVASTAFSITFLLAATAQILFLASIAIAILRYHLFDIDIIINRTLVYGSLTLFIVAVYVLVVGYLSELLHERAGFLLSLLATGLIAVLFEPLRQWLQRGVNHLIYGERDDPYKVLAGLSERIGETLLPEAVLPTLTETIAQTLKLPYAAISLANPGEDGHFTAAYGLPKEPALHLALAHQGERIGELIVAQRAADEPFTPAEKQLLNDIAIQAGAAVHSVRLTADLRRARQRLVSAREEERRRIRRDLHDGLGPQLASQSLTLDAIDKLLDRDPELARWLLHHLKTQSQEAIAGIRRLIYGLRPPALDDLGLAEALRQEWEVNPARDALPDGLQITLATPAPLPPLSAAVELAAYRIVQEAVNNVVKHAQARRCVVRLEMQQERLVVDISDDGRGLPATVHAGVGLHSLRERAEEVGGRLEVGRGPGGGTRVRAWLPGVGP
- a CDS encoding FAD-dependent oxidoreductase; the protein is MQHQHETTCVVVGGGPAGAVLSLLLARKEVPVMLLEMHKDFDRDFRGDTLHPSIMEIMDEIGLADRLLQLPHAKMRTMTAPTTMGSVPVADLGRLKTKFPFITMMPQAQFLDFIAAEAGRYPNFQLVMGAMVDELIEDEGVVGGVRYRGEGGVHEVRALLTVGADGRFSRLRKLAGFEAIKASPPMDIVWLRLPRKASDGEGGMGRFGRGHALVKLDRGEEWQLGYVILKGTYQKLREAGVEALRRSIAELDPALADRVDLIKDWKDVAFLSVAADRLPRWHKPGLLLIGDAAHVMSPVGGNGINYAVMDAVATANELAGPLKAGRVTEPDLARVQRRREWPTRITQAFVNALQENLIASALDPDRPPFRVPGFLRWPILRDFVPHLFGFGIGRVHVR
- a CDS encoding methyltransferase domain-containing protein, encoding MPIRPNFLERTLFYTFNAGPAPVLDIWSGIALRVVVAAVRLGVFEALADGPLTPEALAQKIPANARGMQVLLSALAAIGYVREQNGEYTNTPMTTKWMLQRSGNFGAGFDFWAVSLFELMDTLEETLRTGQPPLNLYEWIESQPTTSRSFQEWMVAIANFAGDEILKHVPVPNGARRLLDIGGGHGRYAIAFCRRYPKLSATVFDSPEALKAAEASLTATGMTGRVTLQMGNFLTDELGAGYDVALLFNIVHGFSEEQNQMLVSKAVKSLNPGGLLVVIEQLAGQAPTPTANATKELLSLSYFHLLNGHIWEYETVKGWLVTAGCVNVRRVDSPLLPGTSIILGTGPNTR